gtggcaccgcccacttttaaaagaaggtaattaaaaagtttgaaagctgtaatttggcagtcgttgaagatatcatgatgaaatttggtaggcacgttactcctattactatatgtctgctaaataaaaactagcgaaatcggatgacgaacacgcccacttataaaaaaaaaatttttttagtcaaattttaacaaaaaatttaatatctttacagtataaaagtaaattatgtcaacattcgactccagtaatgatacggtgcaacaaaatacaaagataaacaaaatttcaaaatgggcgtaactcagccctttttcatttagttcgtctagaatacttttatgccataagtcgaacaaaaatttaccaatccctgtaaaatttggtagtgacatagactctatgacgataactgttttctgtgaaaaagggcgaaatcggttaaagccacgcccagtttttatacacagtcaaccgtctgtctttccgctcggccgttaaaacgataacttaagcaaaaaacgatatatcttaactaaacttaattcacgttcttatctgaagtcactttatcttggtataaaatatggccgaaatccgactatgaccacgcccacttttccgatatcgaatattacaaaaaatgaaaaaaattccataattctgtaccaaatatgaaaaaagagatgaaacatggtaattggattggtttattgacgcaaaatataactttagaaaaaactttgtaaaatgggtgtgacacctgccatattaagtagaagaaaatgaaaaagttctgcatggcgaaatcaaaagcccttggaatcttggcaggaatactgttcgtggtatgacatatataaataaattagcggtacccgacagaagatgttctgggtcactcccttttaaaacccttattagtacctttaatttgatacccatatcgtacaaacacattctagagtcacccctggtccacgtttatggcgatatctaaaaaggcgtccacatatagaactaaggcccactcctttttaaaatactcattaacacctttcatttgatacccatatcgtacaaaaaaattctagagtcacccctgacccacctttatggcgatatctcgaaaaggcatccacctatagaactaaggcccactcccttttaaaatactcattaacacctttcatttgatacccatatcgtacaaacaaattctagattcacccctggtccacctttatggcgatatcttgaaaaggcgtccacatatagaactaaggcccacgcccttttaaaatactcattaatacctttcattggatacccatatcgtacaaatccagggttaccctaggttctttttataacatgatgattttcccttactttgtctccacagctctcaactgagtatgtagtgttcggttacacccgaacttagccttccttacttgttacatttACTTTTGGCTTTAGTTTTACCTTTACTTCtaaatttacttttacttttagttttaccattggttttagttttagttttactttaacttttacttttagttttagttttactCTTACTattactttcacttttacttttttttacttttcttttactttaactttaacttttaactttgctttagctttaactttgactttacctttacttttagtttcactttcacttttacttttattttttcttttacttttactttttcttttatttttacttttacttttccttttacttttaattttacttttcctttacttttacttttacttttgcttttacttttacttttacttttacttttacttttgcttttacatttacttttacttttaattttaattttacctttacttttacttttaaatttacttttacttttacctttacctttacttttacttttagttTCGGGTTTACTTTTaccattatattttattttacttttactggtaattttcattttactttcacttttacttttaccttttttgtacttttatatttacttttacttTTGGTTTAGCTTTTActtttccgatttcgttcatttccgGTAACTGATTTTGTCTCCGATTGCTTTCATATCGACTCAATCATGTACATTGCTCCTAAATTATACCTACaccttcatatatatatatacatccaGGATTTCCCCATAACGTGAAAAATATTTGATGGTTTACAGCCAgtgtataatttctaatgattttccTTTAATGAGCTTTTTTGGCCGATATATAGAAGACAAAAAATACAGTGTTTTCTATTTTGCGGCACGTTTCGATCCTTTTATACATCCTCATCGGGAAGTCggacctttttatactcagttgagcaaagctcacaaagtatattaactttgattggataacggttggctgtacaggtataaaggattcgagatagatatcgacttccatatatcaaaatcatcaggatccaaaaaaaatttgattgagccatgtccgtccgtccgtccgtccgttaacacgataacttgagtaacttttgaggtatcgtgatgaaatttggtaagtaggttcctgagcactcatctcagatcgctatttaaaatgaacaatatcggactataaccacgcccactttttcgatatcgaaaatttcgaaaaacagaaaaagtgcgataattcattaccaaacacgaataaagggatgaaacttggtaggtgagttgaacttacgacgcagaatagaaaattattaaattttggacaatgggcgtagcaccgcacacttttaagagaaggtaatttaaaagttttgcaagctgtaatttgctagtcgttgaatatatcattatgaaatttctattactatatgtatgcttaataaaaactagcaaaatcggagaacgaccacgcccacttttaaaaaaaaatttttaaagtcaaattttaacaaaaatttattatctttacagtatataagtaaattatgtgaacattcaactccagtaatgatatggtgcaacaaaatgcaaaaataaaagaaaatttcaaaatgggcgtggctccaccctttttcatttaatttttctaggatacttttaatgccataagtcgaacaaaaatttaccaatccttgtgaaatttggtaggggcttagattctgggacgataacttatttctgtgaaaaaggatgaattcggttgaagccacgcccagtttttatacacagtcgaccgcctgtccttccgctcggctgttaacacgataacttgagcaaaaatccatatatatctttactaaactcagttcacgtacttatctgaactcactttgtattggtataaaaaatggccgaaatcggactatgaccacgcccactttatcgatatcgaaaattacgaaaaatgaaaaaaatgccataattctataccaaatacgaaaaaagggatgaaacatggtatttggattagtttattgacgcaaaatataacttttgaaaaaaactttgtaaaatgggtgtgacacctaccatattaagtagaatgaaatgaaaaagttctgcagggcgaaataaaaaacccctgaaatcttggcaggaatactgttcgtggtattatatatataaataaattagcggtatccaacagatgatgttctgggtcaccctggtccacattttggtcgatatctggaaaacgccttcacatatacaacttccaccactcccttttaaaatcctcattaatacctttaatttgatacccatatcgtacaaacacattctaaagtcacccctggtccacctttatagcgatatatcgaaaaggcgtccacctatagaactaaaccttttaaaatactcattaacacctttcattttatacccatatcgtacaaacatattctagattcacccctggtccacctttatagctttatctcgagaaggcgtccacctatagaactaaggcccactgccttttaaaatactcattaatacctttcgtttgatacccatattgtacaaacaaattctagggtcacccctggtccacctttatggcgatatctcgaaacggcgtccacctatgggaataaggatcactcccttttaaaatactcattaacacctttcttttgatacccatatcgtacaaacaaattctagagtcaaccctgatccacctttatggcgatatccctacatggcgtccacctatagaactatggcccactccctcttaaaatactctttaatacctttcatttgatacacatgtcatacaaacacattccagggttaccctcggttcattttcctacatggttattttcccttatgttgctaccatagctctcaactgagtatgtaattttcggttacacccgaacttaaccttccttacttgttcagctatcgttttatgttttattgcAATAAATCAGACTCTCCGATGACGATACATAAAAAGCATCGAAACGGTTATatatcggcctaaaagctcctcaaaggggaaaatatttatttttaatatcccTTTCAACTTTCCATTATATGTAGATTAGctaaatttattgatttattcgGTTACGTACCAACACCTTTTACGCTTGTACGTAAGCTTATCAAACATACTGTGGACTATCGTGAAAAAAATGATGTAGTACGTCGTGATTTCTTACAACTACTTATACAACTACGTAATTCAGGTAAAATTAACGACGATGATAATTGGTATGTCGAAACAGCTGCAGAAGAATTCAAATCTATGTCGATCGATATGATAGCTGATCAATGCTCACTTTTCTATATCGCCGGAAGCGAGACGACATCTGTTACTTCAGCTTTTACACTCTATGAGCTTTCTATGTATCCAGAACTTTTGAAAACTGCAGTTGAAGAAGTTGATTCCGTATTGGCAAGGCATAATTTGAAACCGGGAGATCCATTTACTTATGAGGCTTTACAAGATATGAAATTTATTGAGTTATGCATTATGGGTAAGTATTTAAGTGTGTGATTTAAGATAAGCCTGTCATTGGAGGCGATGGAATTCCCATTCACACGCCCAGGTTATGAGAAAATACTAGGTAACAAACAGCCTGGGATGAGATATCTTTTCTTGATGGGGACAACGGCAAAGGTTTTGCTTTGGGGAAGAGACTGCGTACTGTCTCTTCACTGTCATGCAGATTGGTACCGCGCGCCCTGCCGCGCATCACATCAAGGTAAGGTGTTCAATATAACATTTATTTAGCATCTGTGGATGAGGCAGCCGAAACTTGAAAGACATACAATAATTGCCACCACCATGTCAACCGAAATATATTGCCATCTATAGTAAAATGTTACCCGCACGTGGAACTTTTATATAATAACTTTTGAACCATTGCCCCTGGAAATTTTCAAAACGGCTCTTTTTTAGGTAATGATACCTCTATTGGCAGGGGAATACACTTGCTGAAGAGATCATAGAGTTCCAGAGAGCTCGAAAAATGCCTGGTATGAAGAATAATGTCATTCCGGTTCGGAAAACAAGTccgctaccaacaaaaaggtttTAAAACTGGAGGCATTATTCTGCAGGAATGCATATTGCAACCTGGTAGCCGATATACAGAGTGTGTTTAAGTTATAGAGGGTACACTTCTCATTGCTATATATCGGTGGAGATGATAAACCTGATACCAATtcgactatgacgaagtgagaatagCAAAACATATAGAGTAGATAATGAGCGCGATATACCCCTCAGGGAGATTTTGGCTGAGCTTCTCCTCTAATTAGCGAAGAAGTAAAGGGCATGCACCATTCTATGAAAAATATGGTCAGAAGAATGCATGTCTTCAGATTAGAATTTACTTAAGTGGGCTCTGAGCAATCCACTACAAAGATAATCACAAAAACCACTCATGTTGCATATTAAGTTTTATATCATTCAGCAAAACGATGGACCTCATAAGGCATAAGGCtaaccacaaattgtcatcaaagttctctaacgggagtccaggaAACTAACAGTTTGAACATGGGGTGAAGTTGCTGTTAGCGTAcgctccacattacaattgaaaagatggttggtgtcatgtggggacacatcgcacgcagaatatacattacgtatgtcggggttgattctggacaagtgactcttcttctgcaagggttggATAGTGTATATTTATAACGGGCTTCACCGGGCGCGATCTAGAAAAGGTATTCTGGGTGGATTAGACTTTGGGCCTCCTTATACCTATGTGGATCAAACGGCTGCGTAAGCTTACGCATATACTACCTTACCCCTCGTGGAGCAGTTTTTTGCTAGGGTGTCATTTAAAAGACCTTCCTGAGGAATCGACCACTCCAGCGACTCCCCGTCGCCCTATTTCGGTAATCTGATTGATGGAGAAGATAGCTCTAGAAACAGATCTAAGCTGAAATGACACATCTATTATAAGAACATGAAATTTTATGTGTATCctaatgatattgatatcattggtCTCAACAAACGTGCTCTGGTTTGTATAAAAAGGCAAAAAAGGTGTGTCTTGCAGTGAACTAGGGAAATATGTAGTACCTGCTAATGTCGAAGAAAGAATCGTTACATTCGCACTtcggcctcggctgttaatgaaacaggattcgccacgggtaggtgaggttgagaattgggttcgagaagctatatacagcgctggcaaccccttgaatcatattgatattttagtcgcctcttatgataggcatacctaccgcgggtataacCTAAGCTTCCTAATCTGTTGGGGCGTCATCCTAACTGTCTTGAAGTATGGCTGGAAGTCATGGACAGTGTTGAGAGAAGATGGATTGGAAAATGTATGTTCCTGATAATGAAGCCAACGGCGTGTATCCAAGGAGGTTAAATGATGAACCATATGAGCTTTATGCAGCCTGAGAGGTTAAAAGCGAAGTAATGATGAGTATGAGGATTATATAGGGCTTGCCAATTATACACTGAACATGATTATTTTAAAACTAATAAAACTCTCTATACATTTTCAGAAACCATTCGTAAATATCCTGGCCTACCATTCATAAATCGCGAATGCACAAAAGACTACAAAATACCCGACTCCTATTACACCATAAAGAAAGGAACAGCTATTATGATCTCAACCCTTGGTTTACACTACGATCCCGAATATTTTGAGGATCCCATAAGATACAATCCATACCGTTTTGCAGAAGAGCGGCGAAATTATAAAGCGGAGGCATATTTACCTTTCGGTGAGGGACCACGTCATTGTATAGGTAAGTTTGTTacacacacaaaacaaaaaatcttTAATATCTTAGAGTTTATTTTCTAAATGACTTATAGCCAAACGCATGGGCAGCGTTAACTCGAAAATTGCGATTGTAAAGATTCTTGCTAGTTTTAATATAGAGCCAAATGAACGCAAGGAGATCGAGTTCGAGTTTACATCAGGCGTTGCAATTATAGCTAAAGGTGGACTTAAGATGAAGCTGTCAATGAAAGCTGAATGAAATCTTAGATGTACTCATATACTTATGTGCATTAAGCAACTGTTAACAAATTTACTAACTTAAAGTATTTTTAATATAACTTACTTTAAGAGAAAATCTCAAATCTATCGTACATTTGCATGTGATGTGATTTTCTCCTCAATATAGTCGGGAGATGTAAGGTGAGCATGGATAGTGTAGTAAGAGTTAGATGACGTTACGGTAAGAGCTCTCTCCTCCAAGCGGAACAGAAAATGGGTTATTTGAGCTGCTCGCTAATGCTGCATATCGTAGTTAACTGCTATAAAGACTGCAATGCAAACACCCTCGCGAGCAGCTTACTGCGACATCTATTTGGAGTATATAGCACAAAAATCACACGTTTTATTTTGTTCGTCGCAGATAACTGTACCTGTGGCGAGAACTGTGAACAGGCATGCTTGCGAACGAGACGTAGATATCATCACCAAGATCGCTCCAATGAGCGGAAAATTTGGTAAATATCGGTACCCTGGTGAATATATCTGTAAGTGCTATCAAGTAAAAAGGCATAGCTGTCAAAAATCTTCCACAAAAAGCGAAGTCAACTGAGCCACCCTGGGGAGAGGAAATCAAAATTCGAAATTTATTTAGATAAATagcaggatcacaacgttgttgttgcatttgcatgtaacATTTTTATCGGGATATGGATCAGCATTCATTGGAACTCAGCTACAGTCAATGCGATTTCTTCGAAGAGGTCGCTATGATTTACTGTGAATTTTGAGTCTCTGTGACAAATAATAGGTTTGTGAATATTGCCTACTCTAAAATAACTGGTCATTTTAAAGTTCGCTTCCTTCCTTTCGTGTCAACCTTCGATATCGGTATTAATACCTTCTTGTTCGGAGATATTATAAAAGTACATTCGAATAACATGGCCTAGTAGAGTAGTGGTGTCTGTATATTTGCGTAATAAAAAGAGGGCGTTCCGACGAGCTATTCAGCTCTGGATCAAGACCAAATCTCACTGGAAAGATCCGGATCAGTTATATAAGAGTTGACAGTACTCAACTCATGTACACACATAGTAGGTTGCCTGTTATTTACAAACTTTAGTTCCAGAATCGTCCCTAAAGCTTTAGTTTGAAActcaaaacaaatcaaagttcatataaatacaaggcgcgatatacctccgaagataATTGACTCCGATCTTCTTATCTACGTCGTGGTCCtttaaattttccctacaaattggcggcacgggacctacatgtccAACACTTACTCCGAAcatcatctgcaaggcagataatttttcactgaaaagctttttatgacagaaatgcacttggagtgtttgccaaatcactgcaaaAGGGCAatcctgcttagaaaaactttagtCTATTAGGAAAAACTCGCTTCTAAGTTTTTGAAATTGCTTTGCTCGGAAGTTGAGCCCaacatcttcggtgtggtaggcgaagcacgctggACCTAATAACAATCTTCCGAAGACTgatgttaaaaattttacttctgttaGGTTAGGTAAGGTGGAACTTACCGGTcggtgaagacctcacatagactgaagtttgtttaacgaccaaactgaaaacaccCAGGATCTATGTTAGAAAATAACTCccttctcttggcaaatactagaagctttttataggacctatgctacttgtTGCTTCTAAATCTGATAGCTGCATGACTTCTAATGACTTGAGTCTCAGCTTGACAGAGCTGGTGGTTTCTCTTGTACTTTTCATATTTTGTTGTACGAGTACATGTGCAAACACACTTAGGGCCAATTTCAAAAGAAAAAGTGTCACCTAACTTTAATTATCGATTGTTATTTAAATACTTAAATACGATGAGCACTTGGCAGCACTTATAGCACCATAGCAAAGTTCGAAACATGCATAGCTTCAGGTTTTGAAGTATAAATATTTGATGATGTCATTGTTTTTCCAACTTTATATAttgcttcttattggtttttttAGTGGGATAGTTTTACTTTCTTATTTCGTTACTTTTTGGTTAGTGtattagaaataaatttgttatttgattctgaCGTCACATATTAAAATCGCGTTTCAAGCATTTGCgctacttttcttttttttattatgaaTGGCACAAAGTTGCATTTTATGAGGGGCGCAGTAttactttttaaacggttttatttagcttgacttgacagggtggaCGGTCCGccagcacgaattttgtaattgaaatttaagtaactgcccgataagctacaaggttgaaacttggaatatagttcagaacccgatgacaatacaataataagaaaaaaactccgataggatcgaaatatttcaaaaaatcggatttgtggaccgatttggttcatatttggaacacataatacatacatgaatagaaagcgatctatgaaaaaaagtCGCCgataggatcgagatattcaaaaaatagtATTTTTAGTCTGATTggactcatatttggaagacataatacatacaagaatagaaagcgacctatgaaaaaaaaaacaacgcaaggtggcgcaagaatcgagatattaaaaaaaaacgtatttgtggtccgatttggctcatatttggaacatataatacatacaagaatagaaagcgacatatgaaaagaAAATCACCGATAGattgcgcaaggatcgagatattcaaaaaaatcgtatttgtggttcgatttggctcatatttgtaacacataatacatacaagaatagaaagcgacatatgaaaagaAAATCACCGATAGATtgcgcaaggatcgggatattcacaaaaatcgtatttgtggtccgatttggctcgtatttggaacaaatattacatacag
The DNA window shown above is from Eurosta solidaginis isolate ZX-2024a chromosome 2, ASM4086904v1, whole genome shotgun sequence and carries:
- the LOC137240516 gene encoding probable cytochrome P450 6d2; the encoded protein is MWLIVIAVVLVALTWLIHNQYSYWTRHGAPSDMPIPPFGSMKDTVLGKKALGFVIHDIYKRYQERFVGIFILFKPTLLIRDPELARNILVQDFNSFHDRGTDTNATKELLSLRGASWKTLRAMLNPLFSTGKIKGTLPVVNEVGDRLVNYIETQLKSDRNKLIDMKDVMTTYAIDIIGNVFFGLDVDSYKTPKNELRIISEAFITPLTWIDSAHLFGQFACTPLAKFIDLFGYVPTPFTLVRKLIKHTVDYREKNDVVRRDFLQLLIQLRNSGKINDDDNWYVETAAEEFKSMSIDMIADQCSLFYIAGSETTSVTSAFTLYELSMYPELLKTAVEEVDSVLARHNLKPGDPFTYEALQDMKFIELCIMETIRKYPGLPFINRECTKDYKIPDSYYTIKKGTAIMISTLGLHYDPEYFEDPIRYNPYRFAEERRNYKAEAYLPFGEGPRHCIAKRMGSVNSKIAIVKILASFNIEPNERKEIEFEFTSGVAIIAKGGLKMKLSMKAE